A region from the Candidatus Tenderia electrophaga genome encodes:
- a CDS encoding branched-chain alpha-keto acid dehydrogenase subunit E2, with protein sequence MSKEIKVPNIGDFSEVEVIEVLVSPGDRIKPEDSLISVESDKAAMEIPAPEGGEVKEVKVKVGDKVSEGSLILLLEPANDAAAETQPAAEQAQPSKEEEKAEEKPKPEAPAQPPPAPKKEAAAAPRQSPTAAINEESFSKAHATPAVRKFARELGVDLGQVDGSGRKGRITKDDVQGFVKRALSQPAAGGLGVAPMPEIDFSQWGEVEAQPLSKINKLTGQFLHRNWVTIPHVTQFDEADITDMEKFRKEMAAEYKEKGIKITPLVFMMKAVVSALREFPRFNSSLDATGENLILKRYFNVGIAVDTPDGLVVPVVRDVDRKSLVDLAAELGEISAKARDKKLKPADMQGGSITISSLGGIGGTKFTPIVNAPEVAILGVSRAKMQPVWNGKEFEPRLMLPLSLSYDHRVIDGADGARFTTFLSRVLSDTRRLLL encoded by the coding sequence ATGAGCAAAGAAATCAAAGTTCCGAATATTGGTGACTTCTCCGAGGTGGAGGTGATCGAGGTGCTGGTATCTCCGGGCGACCGCATCAAGCCCGAGGACTCGCTGATTTCGGTGGAGTCGGACAAGGCCGCCATGGAGATCCCCGCCCCGGAAGGCGGCGAGGTCAAAGAGGTCAAGGTCAAGGTGGGGGACAAGGTCTCCGAGGGCAGTCTGATCCTATTGCTGGAACCGGCCAATGACGCCGCGGCCGAAACGCAGCCGGCCGCTGAACAGGCGCAGCCGTCCAAGGAGGAGGAAAAGGCCGAGGAGAAACCCAAGCCTGAGGCGCCCGCGCAGCCCCCGCCGGCGCCTAAAAAAGAGGCAGCGGCCGCGCCGCGCCAGTCGCCCACCGCCGCCATCAACGAGGAGTCATTCTCCAAGGCCCACGCCACGCCGGCGGTGCGCAAGTTCGCCCGTGAGCTGGGCGTGGACCTGGGCCAGGTGGACGGCAGCGGCCGTAAGGGCCGTATCACCAAGGACGATGTGCAGGGCTTCGTCAAACGCGCCCTGTCACAGCCGGCCGCCGGCGGTCTGGGCGTGGCGCCCATGCCCGAGATCGATTTCAGCCAGTGGGGCGAGGTCGAGGCCCAGCCCCTGTCCAAGATCAACAAACTCACCGGCCAATTCCTGCATCGCAACTGGGTCACCATCCCGCACGTCACCCAGTTCGACGAGGCGGATATCACCGACATGGAAAAATTCCGCAAGGAGATGGCCGCCGAATACAAGGAAAAGGGCATCAAGATCACCCCCCTGGTGTTCATGATGAAGGCGGTGGTGTCAGCGCTGAGAGAGTTTCCGCGCTTTAATTCATCGCTGGATGCGACCGGCGAGAACCTGATCCTGAAACGTTATTTCAATGTGGGCATCGCGGTGGACACCCCGGACGGTTTGGTAGTGCCGGTGGTGCGCGATGTGGATCGCAAGAGCCTGGTGGACCTGGCGGCGGAGTTGGGCGAGATCAGCGCCAAGGCGCGTGACAAAAAGCTCAAGCCGGCCGACATGCAGGGCGGCAGTATCACCATCTCCAGCCTGGGCGGTATCGGCGGCACCAAGTTCACGCCCATCGTGAACGCCCCCGAAGTGGCCATCCTCGGTGTGTCGCGCGCCAAGATGCAGCCGGTGTGGAACGGTAAGGAATTCGAGCCGCGCCTGATGTTGCCGCTGTCATTGTCCTACGATCACCGCGTCATCGACGGCGCCGATGGCGCCCGGTTCACCACCTTCCTCAGCCGCGTGCTGTCCGACACCCGCCGGTTGCTGTTGTGA
- a CDS encoding dihydrolipoamide dehydrogenase yields MSDTVEIKVPNIGDFKDVEVIEVLVNPGDSIKEEDSLISVESDKAAMEIPAPQAGVVKELLVSVGDKVSEGSPILKLEAGAAAAAPAEEKQEAASEPKTEAAAPAPQASSYSGDVDLKAELVVLGSGPGGYTAAFRAADLGKQVILIERYDVIGGVCLNVGCIPSKALLHTAQVITEAAEFHHIGVAFNTPEIDLDKLRGHKNKVVGKLTGGLKQLAKKRKVQIVHGYGKFTSPHTIEVEAADGGKQVVGFDNCIIAAGSRVTKLPFIPWDDPRVMDSTDALEIEEVPERLLVVGGGIIGLEMATVYDALGAKVTVVELSPGLIPGADRDVVRPLERRIKKRYENIYLDTKVTAIEPSDKGLVCSFEGKKAPQQDTFDRVLVAIGRQPNGKLIDAEKAGVSVNEQGFIEVDKQQRTNVDHIYAIGDVVGQPMLAHKATHEGKVAAQNIAGEKSFFDARTIPSVAYTDPEVAWMGKTEDQCKAEGMDYTKGSFPWAASGRSLSLGRDEGMTKVLFDADHKIIGAAMTGPNAGELIAEAVLALELGADIEDIALTIHPHPTLSETFNFAAEVAEGTCTDIYVPKRK; encoded by the coding sequence ATGAGCGATACAGTCGAGATAAAGGTTCCCAATATCGGTGACTTCAAAGACGTGGAAGTCATCGAAGTCCTGGTCAATCCCGGCGACAGCATCAAAGAGGAGGACTCACTGATTTCGGTGGAGTCGGACAAGGCCGCTATGGAGATCCCCGCGCCCCAGGCCGGTGTGGTGAAAGAGCTGCTGGTGTCAGTGGGCGACAAGGTATCCGAAGGCAGTCCTATCCTTAAGTTGGAGGCAGGTGCCGCAGCCGCTGCTCCCGCAGAAGAGAAGCAAGAGGCTGCGTCCGAGCCGAAGACGGAAGCGGCCGCGCCCGCGCCCCAGGCCTCTAGCTACAGCGGCGACGTGGATTTGAAGGCCGAGCTGGTGGTGCTGGGCTCCGGCCCCGGCGGTTATACGGCCGCTTTCCGTGCCGCCGACCTGGGCAAGCAGGTGATCCTGATCGAGCGTTACGACGTCATCGGCGGGGTCTGTCTCAATGTCGGCTGTATCCCCTCAAAGGCCTTGTTGCACACCGCCCAGGTGATTACCGAGGCGGCCGAATTTCACCACATCGGCGTGGCCTTCAATACGCCCGAGATCGACCTGGACAAGCTGCGCGGCCACAAGAACAAGGTGGTCGGCAAACTCACCGGCGGCCTGAAACAGCTGGCCAAAAAGCGCAAGGTGCAGATCGTGCACGGCTACGGCAAGTTCACTTCGCCCCACACCATCGAAGTGGAGGCGGCAGACGGCGGCAAGCAGGTGGTCGGTTTCGACAACTGCATCATCGCCGCCGGATCGCGCGTCACCAAGCTGCCCTTCATCCCCTGGGACGATCCGCGCGTGATGGACTCCACCGACGCCCTGGAGATCGAGGAGGTGCCGGAACGCCTGCTGGTGGTGGGCGGCGGCATCATCGGTCTGGAGATGGCCACGGTCTATGACGCCCTGGGTGCCAAGGTGACCGTGGTGGAACTCTCTCCCGGCCTGATCCCCGGCGCCGACCGCGACGTGGTGCGGCCGCTGGAGCGGCGCATCAAGAAGCGTTACGAAAACATCTATCTCGATACCAAGGTCACCGCCATCGAGCCCAGCGATAAAGGCCTGGTGTGCAGCTTCGAAGGCAAAAAGGCGCCGCAACAAGACACCTTCGACCGCGTGCTGGTGGCCATCGGCCGTCAGCCCAACGGCAAGTTAATCGACGCCGAAAAGGCCGGTGTCAGCGTCAATGAACAGGGTTTTATCGAAGTGGACAAACAGCAGCGCACCAACGTCGACCATATCTATGCCATCGGCGACGTGGTCGGCCAACCCATGCTGGCCCACAAGGCGACCCACGAGGGCAAGGTGGCGGCGCAGAACATCGCCGGCGAGAAGTCCTTTTTCGATGCCCGCACCATCCCCTCGGTCGCCTACACCGATCCGGAAGTGGCGTGGATGGGCAAGACGGAAGACCAGTGCAAGGCCGAGGGTATGGACTACACCAAGGGCAGTTTCCCTTGGGCCGCCTCCGGCCGCTCCCTGTCGCTGGGCCGTGACGAGGGTATGACCAAGGTGCTGTTCGATGCCGATCACAAGATCATCGGCGCCGCCATGACCGGCCCCAACGCCGGCGAGCTGATCGCCGAGGCGGTGCTGGCCCTGGAGTTGGGCGCGGACATCGAGGACATCGCCCTGACCATCCATCCCCATCCGACCTTGTCCGAGACCTTCAACTTTGCCGCCGAGGTGGCGGAGGGGACGTGCACCGATATTTACGTACCAAAACGGAAATAA
- a CDS encoding alkyl hydroperoxide reductase: MLKTHQTAPPFSLPDQDGQTVSLADFKGEKNVVLYFYPRDDTPGCTIEANQFTALADAFARHDTVVLGVSKDSCTSHRQFIDKYDLKVALISDSDGELCQAYGVWQEKEKNGAKKMGIVRSSFIIDKSGQLAYVEYGVNPEGHAQAILERVKAL; this comes from the coding sequence ATGCTGAAAACCCATCAGACCGCGCCCCCATTCAGCCTGCCTGACCAGGACGGCCAAACCGTCAGCCTGGCGGATTTCAAGGGCGAAAAGAACGTGGTGCTCTATTTTTACCCCCGCGACGACACCCCGGGCTGCACCATCGAGGCCAATCAGTTCACCGCGCTGGCGGACGCCTTCGCACGCCACGACACGGTGGTGCTGGGGGTGAGCAAGGATTCCTGCACCAGCCACCGCCAGTTCATCGACAAGTACGATCTCAAGGTCGCACTGATCTCCGACAGCGACGGTGAATTATGCCAGGCCTATGGCGTGTGGCAGGAAAAGGAGAAAAACGGCGCAAAGAAGATGGGCATCGTGCGTTCCAGCTTCATCATCGACAAGTCCGGGCAACTGGCCTACGTGGAATACGGCGTCAATCCCGAGGGCCACGCCCAGGCGATACTGGAGCGGGTCAAGGCCCTGTAA
- a CDS encoding ABC transporter ATP-binding protein, with amino-acid sequence MLSTANITMQFGAKPLFENVSVKFGQGNRYGLIGANGSGKSTFMNILGGDLEPSSGVVMRDADERIGKLRQDQFAFERYSVVDTVIMGHAELWAVKQERDRIYALPEMSEADGIKVGELEAEFAEMDGYTAEARAGELLLGLDIPIEQHFGPMSEVAPGWKLRVLLAQALFADPDIMLLDEPTNNLDINTIRWLENVLTARNSTMIIISHDRHFLNSVCTHMADLDYGELRLYAGNYDEYMTAATQARERLLSDNAKKKAQIAELQTFVSRFSANASKAKQATSRAKQIDKIQLEEVKPSSRVNPFIRFEQDKKLHRLALQLDGVANGYDGATLFSGLNLMLEVGERLAIIGPNGIGKSTLLKTLVGERAPAAGTVKWSENANIAYFAQDHAEDFAADMNLFDWMAQWAQPGDDEQVIRGTLGRLLFSRDELNKSVKVVSGGEQGRLLFGKLMLQRPNILVMDEPTNHLDMESIESLNLALENYPGTLIFVSHDREFVASLATRIIELTPTGVANFSGRYDDYLHSQGVQ; translated from the coding sequence ATGTTGTCCACTGCCAATATCACCATGCAATTTGGTGCCAAACCCCTTTTTGAAAACGTCTCGGTCAAGTTCGGCCAGGGCAACCGCTACGGCCTGATCGGCGCCAACGGTAGCGGTAAGTCAACCTTCATGAACATCCTGGGCGGCGATCTGGAGCCCAGCAGCGGCGTGGTGATGCGGGACGCCGACGAGCGTATCGGCAAGCTGCGCCAGGATCAGTTCGCCTTCGAGCGGTATTCGGTGGTCGATACGGTGATCATGGGGCACGCCGAGTTGTGGGCGGTGAAACAGGAGCGCGACCGCATCTACGCCCTGCCCGAGATGAGCGAAGCGGACGGCATCAAGGTCGGCGAATTGGAGGCCGAGTTCGCCGAGATGGACGGCTATACCGCCGAGGCCCGCGCCGGCGAGCTGTTGCTGGGGCTGGACATCCCCATCGAGCAGCACTTCGGCCCCATGAGCGAGGTGGCGCCGGGTTGGAAACTACGCGTGTTGCTGGCCCAGGCCCTGTTCGCCGACCCGGACATCATGCTGCTGGACGAGCCCACCAACAACCTGGACATCAACACCATCCGCTGGCTCGAGAACGTGCTCACGGCACGCAACTCCACCATGATCATCATCTCCCATGACCGCCACTTCCTGAACAGCGTCTGCACCCACATGGCCGATCTGGACTACGGCGAGCTGCGTCTCTACGCCGGCAACTATGATGAATACATGACCGCCGCCACCCAGGCACGCGAACGCTTGTTGTCCGACAACGCCAAAAAGAAGGCCCAGATCGCCGAGTTGCAGACCTTTGTCAGCCGCTTTTCCGCCAATGCCTCCAAGGCCAAGCAGGCCACCTCGCGCGCCAAACAGATCGACAAGATCCAGCTGGAGGAGGTGAAGCCCTCCAGCCGGGTCAACCCCTTCATCCGCTTCGAGCAGGACAAGAAGCTGCACCGCCTGGCGCTGCAGCTGGACGGTGTCGCCAACGGTTATGACGGCGCGACCCTGTTCAGTGGTCTCAACCTGATGCTGGAGGTGGGCGAGCGCCTCGCCATCATCGGCCCCAACGGCATCGGCAAGTCGACCCTGCTCAAGACCCTGGTGGGTGAGCGGGCGCCGGCGGCGGGCACGGTGAAGTGGTCCGAAAATGCCAATATCGCCTATTTCGCCCAGGACCACGCCGAGGACTTTGCCGCCGACATGAACCTGTTTGATTGGATGGCCCAGTGGGCCCAGCCCGGCGATGATGAGCAGGTGATCCGCGGCACCCTGGGGCGGCTGCTGTTTTCCCGCGACGAGCTTAACAAGTCGGTCAAGGTGGTGTCCGGCGGCGAGCAGGGGCGATTGTTGTTCGGCAAACTGATGCTGCAACGCCCCAACATCCTGGTGATGGACGAACCCACCAACCATCTGGACATGGAATCCATCGAGTCCCTCAATCTGGCACTGGAAAACTATCCCGGTACGTTGATCTTCGTCAGTCATGACCGCGAGTTCGTCGCCTCCTTGGCGACGCGCATCATTGAACTCACGCCTACCGGCGTGGCCAACTTCTCCGGCAGGTACGACGACTATCTGCACAGCCAGGGCGTGCAATAG
- a CDS encoding anion transporter — MSAMAMGLSRRQQVGLLLGPGLFFLMVLLPLPEGMPPQGMKVAAVTLLMAVFWITEAIPIPATALFPIALFPMLGVMPAATVTASYGNHLIYLFMGGFLIAMAIERWGLHKRIALHTVRLVGVTPNRVLLGFMLATAFLSCWISNTATAMLMVTIGMAVLRQLAGNAAPPGEEPPPSNFGIALMLGIAYAASIGGVATLIGTPPNAILAGVVEKQYGYTIGFAEWMLFAAPLSAIMLILTWLFLSRVVFRSDMTELPGGKAVIREQLAALGPMSKQEKRVLAVFVLVVAAWLFRGLLDVPALSEVTDSSVAIFGALLLFMIPADLKQGQFLLDWKTAVRIPWDIIVLFGGGFALAAGFGASGLTEWLGQQLTLLHGVELFWLVLALVAMVIFLTEVTSNTATASLLLPVMAGFALAAELPPLILMAAVALAASFAFMLPVATPPNAIVFASRQVTIPQMARVGIWLNILGTVLITLFVSILLPRVMRLALN, encoded by the coding sequence ATGAGCGCGATGGCGATGGGACTGAGCCGGCGGCAGCAAGTCGGCCTGTTGTTGGGCCCCGGCCTGTTTTTCCTGATGGTGCTATTGCCGCTGCCCGAGGGCATGCCGCCCCAGGGCATGAAGGTGGCGGCGGTGACCCTGCTGATGGCGGTGTTCTGGATCACCGAGGCGATCCCCATCCCGGCCACGGCCTTGTTTCCCATCGCCCTGTTTCCCATGCTGGGTGTCATGCCCGCCGCCACGGTGACGGCCTCCTACGGCAATCATCTGATCTATCTGTTCATGGGCGGTTTTCTCATCGCCATGGCCATCGAGCGCTGGGGCCTGCACAAACGCATCGCCCTGCACACGGTGCGCTTGGTGGGCGTAACGCCCAACCGGGTGCTGCTGGGCTTCATGCTGGCCACCGCCTTTCTCTCCTGCTGGATCAGCAACACCGCCACCGCCATGTTGATGGTCACCATCGGCATGGCGGTGCTGCGTCAGCTTGCCGGCAACGCGGCGCCGCCGGGCGAGGAGCCGCCCCCCAGCAATTTCGGCATCGCCTTGATGCTGGGTATCGCCTATGCCGCCTCCATCGGCGGTGTGGCCACCCTCATCGGGACGCCGCCCAACGCCATCCTCGCCGGCGTGGTGGAGAAGCAATACGGCTATACCATCGGTTTTGCCGAATGGATGCTGTTCGCCGCGCCCCTGTCCGCCATCATGTTGATATTGACCTGGTTGTTTCTCAGCCGTGTCGTCTTTCGCAGCGACATGACGGAATTGCCGGGCGGCAAGGCGGTCATCCGTGAACAGTTGGCCGCCCTGGGCCCTATGAGCAAACAGGAAAAACGTGTCTTGGCGGTCTTCGTGTTGGTGGTCGCGGCCTGGTTGTTTCGCGGCCTGCTGGATGTGCCGGCGCTGAGCGAGGTGACCGATTCCAGCGTGGCCATCTTCGGTGCCCTGCTGCTGTTTATGATCCCCGCCGATCTGAAGCAAGGTCAGTTCCTGCTCGATTGGAAGACGGCGGTGCGTATTCCTTGGGACATCATCGTTTTGTTTGGCGGAGGTTTCGCCCTGGCGGCCGGATTCGGCGCCAGCGGTCTGACCGAATGGCTGGGACAACAGCTCACCCTGCTGCACGGCGTCGAGCTGTTCTGGCTGGTGTTGGCGCTGGTGGCGATGGTGATCTTTCTCACCGAGGTGACCTCCAACACCGCCACCGCCTCGCTGTTGTTGCCGGTAATGGCGGGCTTTGCCCTGGCCGCCGAGCTGCCGCCGCTGATCTTGATGGCGGCGGTGGCCTTGGCGGCCTCCTTCGCCTTCATGCTGCCGGTGGCCACGCCGCCCAACGCCATCGTCTTCGCCAGCCGCCAAGTGACTATTCCGCAAATGGCGCGGGTGGGGATTTGGCTCAACATTCTGGGCACGGTGCTGATCACGCTGTTTGTCAGCATCTTGTTGCCGCGCGTGATGCGGTTGGCGCTGAACTGA